The genomic stretch TTCGCTCCACCTGCCCCTGCTTCCAccccgcgggcgggcgggtggtGGTGTATGGCCCGGCTGGGCGTTCGCCGGGCAGACATATTAGGTATTtcactcactgctctggcccgcCGGCACCCACTTTCTGCCGCTCAGCCCACCGCAGGGCTCCCCACTACTCTCGGTAGCCTGGAGCCTGTGCCCTGGCCGTGCCCTCCGCCCGGAaagcccttcccacctccctaccaGAAGCAACCCGAGCGCGCGACTCGGAACTCACCCCGCGGCGGCGGCTGTGCCTCGGCTTGCTCACGTTCTTGGTCACCTTGTGGCCCTTGTTGAGGCCCACGGCCATGGGGTAGCGCAGAGCCATGGCTGCGGacaagggtggggagaggggggagaggtaAGTCCCAGAACGCAGCGTCCCGGCCCCCTCGCAGTCGTTCACTACACCCAGCCATTACCCCAAGGTAATTACCGGAGGCCCTGGGGTACGGATGGCGGTGGATCCCACCAGCGCCGAGATGAACTAACCTGCTGCTCCTCAATGGCTGCCGCGGCGGAAGGGCTGGCGCAGCGCGGAACTCTGGGATATCTATTCCTCACGGGTTGCGCGGACCAGAGAGGCAGGGGTGCTGCGAGCGGCCCCTGGCGGCTGGAGGATTTCCTGCGGTCTCGTAAGCATGCGCATTTACCCCAGCCGGCCCTAGCGAGGGGTGGGAGTTGGTGGGTATGCCTATGGCTAGGGTGCCTCCCTATTCCGGGGGGTGGAAAGTTCGAATCTCAACTCTGCTGGGTGAAATCCCATCTCAGCCGCTAGCTGGCGCCAGGGACTTCAACCTCAATACCTGAATttctccatttataaaataagggcAATAATAGGACATATTCCAAACTCTTTGAACAGATATAATGGTACCTGACGCAAAATAAAACTTCCATAAACGGAGGCATTTTATATGAGGCCAACCTCTGAGTTAGGGCTAAGGCAGGCGATGTGGCATAGTGCCCGTTGGTGGCATTTGGTGTGAATCGATTTTATTTTCGGTGATGCAGAAATGAGAagtataagaacaaaaataatttttttctcgtTTTTCTCTTTCAATCCTAATGTCAAGTGTGTAGTCCTTGATGCACATTAGTATTACCCATGCACAAACCATGTATTTTGTGTGGCAAATAATACCTTTGGTGCCAGTATCCTTCCTTCTGCCCCGGACTTGCTGGGTGAGCCCAACTCCCTCCCAGCCTGTTTctccacctgtgaaatggggttgAGAGCTCTAGTACACACACTCTTCCCTGCCTGCTGGAAGGACCAAGAAATCTGAACAACAGATGTGCAAGGGGAAAaggatttttattatgaaaagggAAGCTGGGTACAAAGCAAATCacactccttcccttctcccctccttggACCCTGCCATTGGGTAGATGGTTTTGTGGCTCTCCTTTGCTTAGGGCAAGGAGTGAGTGGAAAGAACAAATCAGGTGGTTCCACGTGGGAGACAGAAGGATCCAAGGGAGCCCCTAGGGCTGGCTTTCCACATTACCTCTCtagccttagtttccccatcaGCGAAACAGAAGCAGCAATCACGTCAACAATGACGAAGGAGAAGACTGAGGTAATGCCTTCCAGGCCCCTGACAAGGTACTGGCACACATACCCTGCTCTCACACCCAGAGATTTCATTGTTTCCGGGTGCTAATAGTTTTTCGGTTTTCCTTTCCTGTATTGATGAGGCTATCTTGGGTCATGGCCACCCTCTCAAAGGTGTCTCTGTGTCCCACCTTCAGGGTGGCTGGATGAGGGTCCTCTCCGAGAAGATGAAGGAGCTCAGGCAGCAGCAGTCGCAGTGACATTGAGCTCCTGGCGGATGAACCAGGCCCTTGGGCGAGGCAGCCAGGCCCGCAGGAGGCAGAGTACGTGGAAGCGCCAGGGGTAGAAGACGTGGGAGACCCACGTGGCACTGCCCCGAATCACAGCCAGCGCTGCCTTGGGCCCCTGGGACAGCAGTGCTTGGTGTGGActgtggctggggctgggtggcccCCCACAACCCCCGGTTCCTGCCCCTGGTCTTACCCGACTCCCTCCTTAGCTGAGGCGCGATCCTGGAGGCCCAGGACGCATATGGTGATGGCCACGTTCACATCCTGCACATCCAGCTCCCGCTGCAGGGAGCCAAAGAAACTGTCCAGTGCGAACTTGGCCCCAGAATAGGGGCTGGAGAAGGACGTGGGCACACggcctgggggtgcaggagggtaGCAGGTGAGCTGCCACACACTGCTCTCCCCCTCCTCGAAGTAACCTTCTAGCCCCATCCAGGCTCTCCTGCATCAGGCCTGTGGcttccccactccccgccccgcgTCACGCACCGAGCAGCGAGGACACCACCACCAGGGAGCCCTGGCTGTCCGTCAGACTGGGCAGCGCCAACGAAGTCAGTTGCACGTAACTCAGGAAGTTCACCCGGAGGCGGTGACTGGGAGTCAGGCAGCAGGCCCAGAAGGTGGAGGCAGGGGGCGGAACCTATAaaccttgggggaggggctggttaGGGATGGGCAGGAACTAGGACCCGGGCGGAGCCAAGGCCTGGAGAGGTGGAGCCTAGAagcaggagggcgggggggtgggggccggagCCCAaagagggatgggggagaggatGGAGGCTGGGAAGGAAAGGCTGGAGTGCCAGCAGTGTGAGGAGCCACAGTCGAAAAACGGGGTGAAATCTAGCAAACTTAGAGGTGGGACCTGGGGATAGGAGGGATGGAGCACCCgcccgggaggctgggaggcagggccgggtCGAGAAGGGGCGGAGCACCTGCAGGAGCCACTAGTTCCTTGGGCACTGTGGGCCCGTGTGCCTGCTGGGGCAGCACCCAGGTGGTTCCGCACGAGGTAGTCCAGCCCGCCTGTCCAGGGGAAGCCCATCGGCGAGGAGCTAGTCCTTGAGGCTCCACCCCCCGGACTCCTCCCTAGCCCCGCCTCTTAAActctcacacttcacccagagcGTCAACGAGTTCCGCCCTCGGTAGAGCCCTTTCTCCCCAGAGATTAGAGACCCAGCCCTACTCCCCGGATCCGGACAGGCTCCAGGCTACGGCCTGAATCCAATGGAGCTCCCTGGATGCAATGCGGCTCCACCCCAAGTTACACCCCAGAACCTTATAAATTTCCTCCCACAGACACCCATTTCTACCACACCCCCACGCCAATTGGGGTCCTGCCCCTAAAGTCTAAGCCAAGGTCCCagactccaggccccgcccctcacccagcTTGTCCAGCGCAAACTGCACCACGCGTTCGGGCACCTCGCGGGAGGCCATGTCCGCAGCGATGAAGACGACCTTGGGAGCGCCCAGCTTCCGGCAGTTCCCTACCACCTGGGGGGGCCAGAGCTGCCCGTGGGCCCCTCTACCCCGTAGGCTCCCTCTACCTGCCAGACGCATTGGGGCCCCAGCCTGGAGCCCCCTCCCCTACTCTGAGCCTCCTGTTCAGTTCCCAAAGCTTTACCACTTTTTTGATCAATCATCACGATTTAAAACTCAGGGGATATCAGATAAATCTCAAGGTTTCTGGCCCCCCTTGAAATTCTGGAAGGTTTGTGTCCAAGAGCTGTGCATTTCCTCGGAACGTTCTGCTGCTAAGAAAAGTCCACCCACCCCCCTTTTCAGTTTGGGAGCCCTGTCTATCATCACAGCCTTTGGACACGGCCAATACTGCCATTTACTGAGGAACACTCCTGCTTGACACTCACTGTCTTACTGCGTCCACCCAATTCCACAGCCCACAAGAAGGTACTTTGTTTTCcgttttgcaaatgaggaaattaaggctcacagaggttaagcaacttgcccaaggtcacatgggaAACCTGGGATCTTTGcagagattcaaacccaggccccaTTTTCCACCCCACTCGCACCCCCACCATTACACTGGAGATGGGTGTCTCACCTGCAGGAAAGCCTCGGTGCGGGCAGTGAGCACCAGGTGGGAGCCCAGGCGGGCAGAGTGATGTGCCAGTTCCTCCCCAACGCCAGCAATGGCTCCTGTCAGCAGCACGCGGGCTCCCTGGGGGCTAGCTGGCAGCGAGCAGGGGTGGTCAGCCTAGAGTGTGCACAGAGCAGCTGGCCGGATTCCTCCCTGGCCCACCTCAGGCACTCACCTGGGTCAAAGTTGTCAGCCCAATAACAGGTGAAGAACAGGGCTCCCAGCCCAGTGAGGAGTACCTTCATGGCCCGCCCTGGGAAACAGTGAGAGAGAAGGTGGCCAGCATggtcctgggccacagccacaccTGCTTCCCCAACTGCTCCTCTGTTTGAAGATCATCTTGGCCCCTCTTCTCCATCACAACAGCCACCACTTGGTCCAGGCCACCATCCAGGTCACCTGAACCACTCTACCAGTCTTTGGGGCTTTCTCCTTCCAGGCAACAGCAGAATCACATCTTGCCTCTCTCTGCTGAAAATTCTCCCAGATTCATTTAGGGCAAAAGTCACACTCCTTGATGACCAAAAGGGCCCTTCATGCACCAGCCCCTCTTTCTCACCTTGCTTTTTGCCACACCAGCCTCTTTGCTGTTCCTGAGAACCAGCCAGTCACcatctgcctcagggcctttgcactagctgttccctctgccctaaATGCTCCAGGCAGATAATCCAATGGCTTGCTTTTACTTCATTCAAGTCTCTGCATAAAAATTACTTCTTCCCAGAGCACTTCCTGGGCCTCTTTTTCTGAAGCATGTCCCTTACTCTCCCTTACCTCTACAACGTCTTTCTCCTTCTCAGCACGTAACATCACCTGAAATCACCTTGATGATTTGTTTCATGTTCACTGTCATTCActtctcctagaccagtgatgggcaaccttttgagcttggtgtgtcaaacttcgccaaaaaactgagcataactcgggtagtgtgtcactttgaggaaaaaacattatttcgcaaatgtttcatcctcaggagcagcaaatgtttcagaaatggctatgcgtgtcagtgctgaaacgcgtgtcataggttcgccatcactgtcctagactgtCAACCACACGAGGGCAGGAAGGAAACAGAAACCTACTTCCGTTTTTTCACTGTTAGGTCTTCAGTGCCCCAAACTGTGTCAAGGacacagcagatgctcaataGATACTAGATTAACACAGGAATGTGGGAGGCAAGAGCTGGGGGAGCCTCAAAAGACCACTCTGGAGATACCCAGGAGGAGTGAGAAGGTCCCCATGTCATGAGAGTTAAGCTATGGGAGCGATTTACTTGGCCCAGGGAAAAGGCAAAAGAAACAGGCTGGCTGCTTAAAGTTTGGAGAGTCATAGGTTTCCTTTGAAGAGGGCACAGGTTCATCACATCTTGGGGTTTCTATCCTCTGTACTCAGTGGGACAAAGAGGAGAGGGGAGTTCTAGGACCCAAGATGCTGAGAGCTGGTGCGATTGGGAGTTCCTATATCCCCAATCTCTAGATCCAGCCCTATGTCCTTTGCCCCACAACAAAGCTCCAgcggcctcccctcctcccctatcTTTACACTCCGCTCCTCCCACCCTGTTCATCCCACAGCCAAAGGGATGTGTCAAAAGAAGTCTGATGTGCCTCTTCCTGCTCTAAACCCTCCCAGGGGCTCGCCACCGCTCCAGATGGAGACCAAGCTCCTCACACCCCCACAAGGCCCAGGGGGTCTGGCCGCTTGCCCACCTGTCCATTCCCATCTTCCCCAACTCCTGTCTAGGAGTCAGTTCTCAGACAAGTGAACTTGTCGCCCTTCCCAGTCACACCAGCAATTCTCGCAGCAGGGAACGcgctcccacctccttcccttccaggGAAAGCCCGTGAAGCCCCTCAGCTCAACCCTCTTCCCAccgatgtatggatggatggacgaaGCACCTGGGCTGAGATGGGGATGGAGGGAAGCGGATCCTCGCAGAATCCACTGGCCCTCTGACCTCGCTGGGCATCAGTTTTCCCGTCGTACAAAAAGGGCGTGCGACCCGTTCcgagctcccaaccgctcactcaCCCACTCGAGCCTGTTTCTTCCGCCGTACACCGGGGCTGGGGGGTCCCTGCGCGGGTGCCAAGCGCACGCCAGTAGGGTCTACCCTTCACGGCGGGCGGCCCCCGAACACGCCCCTCCCGTAGGGCCCGAGTCACGTGACTAATCCCGCCTCTCCGCAAGAAGGCGCCAGGCCGCGAGGACTCTGCGACGCCCGGCGTTGCCAGGCAACGGCCTCCCGGCTGGCTCTTTTGATCCCAGCCAAAGCCCTAGCTCAGTCTCCTGAAGGAAAACACTTCCCACCATTCGAAACCGCTCACGTGACCTAGATCCGCCTCTCTCAAACAATTCCGACCTCGTGTTGCCGTGACAACTGGCTTCTAGGGACACTCTTCTTAGGCCCTTGTCCTGAGTCACCCGCGCGGGCGCGGGTGGGTCTCCCGGGCTCCGACATCTTGGGTCACCCTCAGGCCTCACTCCAGACACCCTGCTCCTCTTTTCATTCACGCCACCGAGAccggactacatttcccaggagcCTTGGCGGCTAGGCAAGTCAGCCGGCGCCTCACAAGGCAGCGCCGAATACATTTCCCAGACAGCTTTGCGGCTGCCCGGCCCATAATATTACTCCGCACACTTTTGCGGTGGGACCCAAACCTCTGGCATTTCTGAGCGGTAACGAGACTCCGACTCCCGGAGGCCTTTGCGGCTGACAAAGGAAACTACACTTCCCAGAGGCCTCTGCCGCGTCGCTACCGGAAGCGGCGGGCGAGCCGACTGTCCTTGCGCGCGGAGTCGAGCGGCTATGGTGTCCCGAGTGTGGTCGATGATGAGGTGCGTGTGGCGGGCGGGCCTCGAGCTCCCGAGAAAGTCCTCCCTGCGGACACCCTCCTCTGGTTTGCTCCCCATCTACTCTTCGTTTCCCGTAGTGTCAGGTGCCCTATGGcccacatggggaaactgagttttAAGCGGAGAGGTGATTCCCGAGGTCGCGCGAGCCCTTGCTTTCGTATTCTCGGAAAACGAGATCTCTCCGAGTCTCAGTTGCCTTCTCTGTAAAGTGGGTGTGCCGCACGCCATTTATTAGGAGGTGAATGCGCACCCACAGCGGCGCTGGACATACAGGAAGCGACCAGATACACTTGGAAAACCCTTGAGGAGGGTCCCTCCTCGGGCAGAAGGCAGAAAGTCAAAGGACTTCTGTCTTCACTGTTCCCTGCTCTGTGCGGAATCATTAGTGATCCACTGTCCCTTTGCGGGCCTCAGTTTATAAGTTGAATGGGGCGGAGTACTCCTGCTTTGCACACTGTAAATGGACTACTGTGCCTAGTATGGGTCAAGCATGCCTCTGAGCTAGCAAGGTGCCCAGTCATTTCCCTATTAGCTGCCTGGCTTCAAGTATGTCACATTTTGGATTGTGGGGCTCCCTAGAGGGTCTAACTCCTACTCCCATAGGCCTAgggtcctccccccgcccccctcccccacatcccgTGGGTGGCCTGCAGTGTTCCCTAAGCTGCTGTCGTTCCTTCCCTGCATTCAGGTTTCTCATCAAGGGGAGTGTGGCTGGGGGAGTGGTCTACCTGGTGTACGACCAGGAGCTGCTGGGGCCCAGCGACAAGAGCCAGGCAGCCCTTCAGAGGGCAGAGGAGGTTGTCCCCCCTGCCATGTACCAGTTCAGCCAGTACGTGTGTGAGCAGACGGGCCTGAAGATACCCCAGGTACCCCATGCCGGGAGTGAGGCTGAAGCTTGATGGGAACCAACTTTGGGGTGGCCTTCCGTCCCTGGTCCCTCCAACCTTGCTTGGTGTCCTCCACACTGGGGCATGTGCTGCTTTCCCTGAGTCGGGAGGGAATTGGGGCTGCCAGGCCCTTCCCCTCTCATCAGCCCCTTCTCCCCTGTCtcttcccagctcccagcccctccaaaGTTTAACTTTCACATCCGTGAGTCCTGGAATTCAGGTAGGCCCTGGTCCCTCTGCTTGGGGGTGTGGCCCCAGGTACCCTAGTCTAGCACCCCTGACCCTGCTTCCTGGTCATGCCTTTCCATCACCCCCTTTCTGCTGTGTGTGCCTCTCCCACATCTGAGAGAGAAGGGGTGGAGGTTCCAGAGAGGTAGGAGCAAGATGGAGCCTCTTTTTGAGAGCTTGGGCCACCACTGGAGCACATCAGGGTCAGGTGGCCTCGGACAAGGTGAGGTCCTGTCCCtcctctgtctcagtttcctggtGTGGAATTGACAAAGTTGGAAGTGGCACTTCTAAGAGCATGGCTGAGTTGGGTGTCCCAAGGGGTTGGATTAAACCCTTTGGCTGCAGGTGGGGAGCCTGACCAGGCATTgggcccttcttccctccccacagGCATCATGACGGTGATGTCGGCCCTGTCGGTGGCCCCTTCCAAGGCCTGTGAATACACCAAGGAGGGCTGGGAATACCTGAAGGAACGAATCAAGTAGCCTATAGAGGAGGCTGTCTCCCCAGTCGGAAATGGGCACGGACCTCAAGCCTCTGGAATGGGACCCTGATCTAAGGGCAGCTCCCGGCCTTGCCGCCCAATAAAGGACTTTGGAAGTGTTTCCTGACCTGTGTGCTTGCCCCAGCTGGCTCTCGGAGTGTGTGTGCTTCTGGCTCCTGGGGGCTGCTCACAGCCGGATCTCGGCACACACCTTTCGGTCTGGTCCCTGACCACCGGGACCCTCACCCCACATGGGAAGTGGGAACAGATAGGTGGCCCCAGTGCTCAGGGCCCTGGGAAGGGGTTGAGAAAGTGCTGAAGGCCAAACTGGGCTGGGGGATGTGGGGTCTTAGCGGACTGAGCCCTGGGTAGGCAGTCTGGGAGCCAGGGCTCAGTAGATTGGGAAGAATTCATCTCTCCTGTGCCGTCTACACTTCCAATCTTGCCTGGGGGAGTGGTCTGGTATTCTTTGGGAGCACAGGCCTGGAGGTCATTGCCCTCCCGACTTCATCTTACGGAGGCGCTGTTCCCTTCAGAAGCCTTCCCTGGCACTCGTACCCACACTGGATCAGCTGTCTAGTGATCTGAACGTATCTGCTGGGAGGTTGGGCTGTCTAGATGTTCCCAGCCACCCCACCGTTGAGGGCATCCCCCTGCTGTGACACTAGAAGGAAATCTGTGCCCCAgtcaggggtggaggtgggcacagAGAGGAGCCAGAGGCTGACCCAGGAACCTGCCCTGAGAGCAAGGAGAAGACCCTGGTTATGGTTCTCTGAGCCAGCATGGAATCCTCTGTTCCCAAGAGTGCTGGGGTGTTTGTCCCTCAGTTTAGGGAGAACGCTCCCACAGACCCAGGATTCTGGAAGAAGCAGCAGGTATTACATGTGAGGAAAGTAGAGGCCAGGCATTTCCCCAGAGACGCAACGTATCTGTTCACCTGATGACAGGGCGAGGTGTAGCTGAGGGTGGGTGGCCTGGCCTGCGGTGCTTGGGGAGGCAAAACCCACAGAGACCTGTGCTACCATGGTCTCCCATGTCCTGGGATGGGAGCAGGTCTAGGGTGAAGGCAGGATGAGTAAGGCCAGCATCCCTGATCCTTGGTGCTGCCCAAGAGGGACCTGGCGCTGGCCATCTCAGAAGCAGGAGTGTGGCCCAAGTTCAGGACCTGCCCAGCCTGGCTCTCTACCCACTGTGCCCTTCCCCCAGTCCCATTgacccatttttcagatggagaCACTTGCTATGCCAGGTTAAATGCCCAACCTGTCCACCAGGAGCCCACATGGTTAACCTTAAACCCTACCTGGGACACAGGATTTCCACTTGCTTCACCCTCATGGGCCCCTGAGGGATTTATACcctgagactcattgatcggctgtctcctgcatgtcccccactggggatggaacccgcaacctgggcatgtgccctaactgggaatcaaaccgtgacctggttcttaggacattcagccactgagcatgccagctgggctcaaccCACCTTTATCATAACTATTTCATGAAGTGGCGGGAGACCTGCCAAGGCCACCCCACCGCACTTGGAGCAATTGTTAAAAGCCCGTTGTCAATCCAACAAAGCCTGCAGAAAAGGAAACCAACCTCTGTAGGTGTGCAAGGGGCTGCCCTGGGGGCATGCTCAGCTCTCCTGGCACCCTCACCTCCAGGAGGCTGTGTCCTGCAGCTCATGAACTTTGtactcggggtgtgtgtgtgtgtgtgcactggggCATGGGAGAGTCCCCGAAACTGAACCCAAGACCTGGTCTTTATAGCCTCTATGATTTACTTAGACACTGCCCACATGCTGGGCCCAGGATCAGCTGCTGCTGGTTCTTGACTCCTCATGGCTACTCTCATCCTCCATGTGGATCCAGCCGCCAGCCCAGAGACCAGACTGCCACTCTTGACCCCTCCATTGCCTCACGTAGTCAGACCCCCAATTCCTCTCTGTCCACTTGTATCATTACCAGTGCAAGACCACCTTCCTGGTCTCCCCACCTCTAGGCTGGCCCCACCAATCTTTCCCAGTCAAGTCTGATCATGTCACTATCCTGCTCAGAAATACCCGatggctccccactgccctccctgtgAGCCCAGATACCTCCCAAGGGCCCTCTTCTTACTTCCCTAGGTGCCCACAACTTATGGGCCCCTTTCACCAGGCCACCACCCTTCCTCCTGGCTGACTGCCCCAACCTATTCCTTCTGTCCTCAGACTGAGTTGAGAGCCCACTCGGGGCTTCTTTGGCACCCTGTGGGTGCCCTTGACAGCACCTACCACCTCGGCAGGGTTTCCTCACCTCAGCATCACTGACATTCAAGGTCAGATGAATCtttgggcggggggtggaggggcatcCCGGGCACTGTAGATATTGAGCAGTacctctgcctccacccccaaATGCCAGTAACACCCCTTATTTCCCAGTCATGACAACCACATGTCTCCAGGTGCTGCCAAATGTCCTCTGGGGACATAATCACCCTAGTTTGAGAACTGCCTTAGGGGTTGGTATGAGTACCCTGTGGCTGTTGGCTTAACATAAATTGtttcagttctggaggtcagagccTAACccaggtctcactgggctaaaatccaGGTGGTagcaggcctggctcctggaggCTCCAGAATCCGTTTcctggccttttccagcttctagaggctgctgCATTGCTTGGTCCTTGGGCCCTTTTTCCATCTTCACAGCCAGCAgtgtcttcttcctccctctctctctcacatctgtctcCCCTGTTGCcctattttttttccctaaggaCCCTTATGATGATATTGGACTTACTTGGATAACTGGTAATGATACAAGTGGACAGAGAGGAATTGGGGGTCTGACTACGTGAGGCAATGGAGGGGTCAAGAGTGGCAGTCTGGTCTCTGGGTTGGCGGCTGGATCCACATGGAGGATGAGAGTAGCCATGAGGAGTCAAGAACCAGCAGGGTCATCTCCCATCTCAAggtgcttaatttttaaaatctgacaaGTCCCATTTGCCACCAGAGTtcactttgcccacccctgtcctGGTGGGACTATGCTAAGACAGGAGGGATGGTGAGTTCTGCTGAATGGAGAGACATGAGCCTTAAGGATCCTGTGTGTGCTGGGCTCAGGGTTTCCATGTCACCTGCTGAGAACAAAGTCCAGCTGATGCTCTGTTCCCAGAGCCATATGCTGGGCAAAGGCCGAGCCCCTTCCTTTATGCTGTCCAACTTTGGGCCACATGGTCTGCAGCAGCCTGGTCTCTTCCCATAGTGGCTGAGGGCCAAACCAGCTTTTATTAAGTCTGAAAGTACAAGgtaacacacc from Eptesicus fuscus isolate TK198812 chromosome 6, DD_ASM_mEF_20220401, whole genome shotgun sequence encodes the following:
- the HSD11B1L gene encoding hydroxysteroid 11-beta-dehydrogenase 1-like protein, producing MKVLLTGLGALFFTCYWADNFDPASPQGARVLLTGAIAGVGEELAHHSARLGSHLVLTARTEAFLQVVGNCRKLGAPKVVFIAADMASREVPERVVQFALDKLGGLDYLVRNHLGAAPAGTRAHSAQGTSGSCSHRLRVNFLSYVQLTSLALPSLTDSQGSLVVVSSLLGRVPTSFSSPYSGAKFALDSFFGSLQRELDVQDVNVAITICVLGLQDRASAKEGVGPHQALLSQGPKAALAVIRGSATWVSHVFYPWRFHVLCLLRAWLPRPRAWFIRQELNVTATAAA
- the MICOS13 gene encoding MICOS complex subunit MIC13 — translated: MVSRVWSMMRFLIKGSVAGGVVYLVYDQELLGPSDKSQAALQRAEEVVPPAMYQFSQYVCEQTGLKIPQLPAPPKFNFHIRESWNSGIMTVMSALSVAPSKACEYTKEGWEYLKERIK